The Tautonia plasticadhaerens nucleotide sequence GACGGCGAGGTCCGCTTCGACGCCGGCAGCAAGGCACTCTACGCCGCCGACGCCTCGAACTACCGGCACGTGCCGATCGGCGTGGTGGTCCCCCGGACGGTCGCCGCGGCGGTCGAGGCCGTGGCCGTCTGTCGGGCCTTCGACGCCCCGATCGTGAACCGGGGCGGCGGGACGGCGTTGACCGGAGCGACCTCGAACGTCGCCGTCGTCATCGACTTCTCCAAGTATGTCACCCGCACGAACTGGATCGACCCCGAGGCCCGCCGCGCCAGCGTCGAGCCGGGCAAGGTGTACGACCGGCTCAAGGACGAGACGGAGCGCCATGGCCTGGTCTTCGCCCCCGACACCTCGACGCACGAGTACTGCGCCATCGGCGGGATGCTCGGCAACAATTCCTGCGGCGTGCACTCGATCATGGGTCACGGAACCGGCCGGACCTCCGACCAGGTGCACGAGCTGGACGTGCTCACCTACGACGGCTGCCGGATGACCGTCGGGGCCACCGGCGAGGAGGAGTACGAGCGGATCATCCGCCGGGGCGGGCGGAAGGCCGAGATCTACCGGAAGCTCCGACGGCTCCGGGACAACTATGCGGACCTGATCCGCGAGCGCTACCCGAAGATCCCCCGCCGCGTCTCCGGCTACAATCTCGACGACCTGCTGCCCGAGAAGGGATTCCACGTGGCCCGGGCGCTGGTCGGGTCGGAAGGCACCTGCGTGACGATCCTCGGCGCCACGCTCGACCTGGTGCACGACCCCCGACAGCGGGCCCTGCTCGTGCTCGGGTATCCCGACGTCTACCACGCCGGCGACCACGTCCCGGAGATCCTCCGGCTCGGGCCGGTCGGCCTGGAGGGCATGGACCGCGTGCTCCGGGAGGACCTGGAGAAGAAGGGGATGCATCCCCATGAGGTGAAGGAACTGCCCGAGGGCCGCGGCTGGCTGTTCGTCGAGTTCGGCGCCGACTCGCGCGAGGAGGCCGTGGACAAGGCCCACCGCGCCATGGACACCCTGAAGGGGCTGAAGGACCCGCCCAGCATGAAGGTCTTCGAGGACCCGGAGGACCAGCACAAGCTCTGGGTCGTCCGCAAGAGCGGCCTCGGCGCCACCGCCCGGGTGCCGAACGAGCCCGACACGTGGGAAGGCTGGGAGGACTCGGCCGTCCACCCCGACGTGCTGGGCGACTACTTGCGCGGCCTCCGCGACCTGCTCGACCGCTACGGCTACCACGGTTCCCTCTACGGCCACTTCGGCCAGGGGTGCGTGCACACGCGAATCAGCTTCGATTTCACCAGCCCGGAGGGCGTGGCCCGCTACCGCCGCTTCCTGGACGACGCCGCCGAGCTGATCGTCAAGTACGGCGGCTCGTTCACCGGCGAGCACGGAGACGGCGAGTCGAAGGCCGCGATGCTGCCGAAGCTCTTCGGGCCCGAGTTGGTGGAAGCGTTCCGCGAGTTCAAGTCGATCTGGGACCCGATGGACCGGATGAACCCGGGAAAGGTGGTCAACCCCTACCCGCCGGATCGCTACCTCCGCCTCGGCCCCGACTACCACCCCGACGACCCTCCCACGGTCTTCAAGTACCCGGCCGACAACGGCAGCCTGGAGTACGCCACCGAGCGTTGCGTGGGCGTGGGCCAGTGCCGCAAGGACTCGGGCGTGATGTGCCCGAGCTACATGGTCACCCGGGAGGAGAAGCACTCGACCCGGGGCCGCGCCCACCTGCTCAACGAGATGCTCCGGGGCGACCTGATCGGGCCGACCTGGGAGAGCGAGGAGGTGATGGAGGCGCTCGACCTCTGCCTCGCCTGCAAGGCGTGCAAGAACGAGTGCCCAATGAACGTGGACATGGCCACGTACAAGGCGGAATTCGTCTACCACCACTACAAGGGCCGGCTCCGCCCCAGGGCCGCCTACGCGATGGGGTTCATCTCCGAGTGGGCCCGACTCGCGGCGATTGCCCCGCAGGCGGCCAACGCGATCAGCCACGCGCCGGTGCTGGGCAAGCTCTTGCAGGTGCTCGGCGGCATCACCACCGAGCGTGAGATGCCCGCCTTCGCCCCCCGGACGTTCAAGCAATGGTGGGCGAAACGCCCGCCCCGGAACGTCGGCAAGCCGCCGGTGATCCTCTGGCCTGACACGTTCAACAACCATTTCCACCCGCAGACGAGTATCGCGGCCGTCGAGGTGCTGGAGCACGCCGGCTTCGAGGTGCTCGCCCCGCGCCAGGCCCTCTGCTGCGGGCGGCCGCTGTACGACTTCGGCTTCCTCGACACCGCGAAGGCCCGCCTCCGCGAGGTGATGGACGCCCTGCACGACCCGATCGAGGCCGGCATCCCCGTCGTGGGCCTGGAGCCGAGCTGCGTCTCCGTCTTCCGGGACGAGCTGATCGAGCTATTCCCCCGAGACCACACGGCGCGCTCGCTCGCCCGCCAGACGTTCACCCTCGGCGAGTTCCTCTCGAAGCATGCGGAGGACGGCTACGAGCCGCCGGAACTGCACGGCGACGCCCTGGTGCACGGGCACTGTCATCATCACTCGATCATCAGCATGAACGGCGAGACGGAGCTGCTGAGGCGGGCCGGCGTCGACTTCGAGCTGCTCGACTCCGGTTGCTGCGGCCTCGCGGGCTCGTTCGGCTACGAGGCCCACAAGTACGAGGTCTCCGTCGGCGCCGGCGAGCGGGTGCTCGCCCCCAGGGTCCGGGACGCCGCCCCGACGACCCTGATCGTGGCCGACGGCTTCAGCTGCCGCCAGCAGATCGCCCACCTGACCGACCGGGGCGCCTTGCACCTGGCCCAGGTGCTCCAGATGGCCCTTCGCGAGGGCCCCGGCGGTGTCGGGATGCCCTTCCCCGAGCGGTCGTACCAGCCCCTCGGCCGGTGGGATCCCACCCCGGGCTGGGCCCCCGCCGCCGTGACCGCCGGCGCCGTCGCCCTCGCGGGTGCCGCCCTGGGGGGCGCCCTGACCTCTGCCCTCTCTCAGGAGGACCACCGACGATGAGGCACAAACTCCTCCACGAACACAATGGCCTGCGCACCTATGCCCTGATCTTCGAGACGGGCGACGAGGCGATGGCCGGCCTTGCCGACTTCGCCAAATCGATGGACCTGCGTGGCTCCCGGATCACGGCCATCGGCGCGTTCAAGGACGCCACGCTCGCCTACTTCAACTGGGAGACGAAGCAGTACGAGAAGATCCCCGTCGGCGAGCAGGTCGAGGTCCTCTCCCTGCTCGGCGACATCGCGCTCGACGGCGAGGAGCCGGCCGTCCACGTCCACGCTGTGCTCGGCCGGCGGGACGGCTCGACGGTCGGCGGCCACCTGAAGGAGGCCCACGTCCGGCCGACCCTGGAGGTCATCATCGACGAGCAGCCCGAGCACCTGCACAAGGCCCCCGACCGAGAGTCGGGCCTGGCGCTGATCCGGCCCTGAGCGGGGCATTCCTCGCTTGCGACCGGCCCCGCGCCGACCGACAATCGGCTCGACCGGCGCCCCGGCGGTCGAGCCGATCGGCCCGGGGTCGGGCGGGTGAGCCGGAGGGAGAGTCACCGTGCGACGCCTGCGCATCTCGATCGCCGGGCTCGGCGGGGTCGTCCTGCTGGCCGCGCTCGGCCTGGCGGCCCTGCGGAACGCCTCGGCCTGGTGGGCGGCGGCGGCCGAGTCGGCCGCCCTGGTCCTGCTGGGGGGCGCGGCCGTCGGCTCCTTGCAGGGGGAGCGTGCGCGGCGTTCCTTCTGGGCCGGGGCGTTCGTCTTCGGCGGCGGCTACGGCGCTCTCGCCCTGGTGGGGCCGGAGCCCGGGTCGCAGGCCGCCACGAGCACGACCTTCAAACACCGGCAGGCCCCGGAGACGACGCTCGACGCGCCTGGCCCGCGGTTCCTGGTCGACGCCATGCTCGATCGCCTGGTCCCCGTGCTCTATCCCCCGGTGACCGTCTACACGGTCTCCTACGGCGGCCAGGACATCGCCACGATCCGGGGCGATGCCTCGATCGCCAACGCCTACGGGCCTCGGATCGAGCAGGCCGTCGCCGAGCGGTCGCCGGGGAGGGCGATCCTGTACGTCGGCCCGGGCGGCGAGCTGCTGGACATCCGATCGAATCAGCAGTTTGGCATGGCTGGCGACATCGGCGCGACGTTCCTCCATCCCATCGACCTGACCGACTACGACCCCGACGCCCTGGCCATTGCGACCGCGACCGACCCGGAGCCCACGGTCGCTTATCGTTCGTCCTTCCTCCGGGCCGGCCACGCGCTGATCGCGATCCTGCTCGGCCTGCTCGGGGGGATCGGCGCGGTCTTGGCGATCGGCCCCGTTCGGCCGGGGGCGGGCCGGGGGGCCGGTCGCACCTGACCCGCGCCCGACGGCCCGATCGGACGACCTCACCCCCCGACCGCTGGCCTCGGCCGGGCCGGGGAACCGGGCACGTCTTCGAAGGTGACGCGGAGCGCGTCGGGCCCTCGATGCCGGTCGACGGCGACGGTCAGCGTGTGGGGACCGGGCCCGACGTCGAGGTCGATCGTCCAGGCCGGGGTGATCGGCGAGCCGTCGAGCCAGGCGGAGAGGCCTTCGGTGTCGGAGAACCGAAGGCGGACGGGCCCGGCGGACGTGGTCTCGAATCGGGTGCGGGCGAGGGCCAGCGGGATCGCGTTGTTGTAGGAGGTCAGGGCCGGGAGATCCCCGATCGGCAGGGTGCCTGAGACGAGGCTCGTGACCGGCTGCCAGGACAACCCCGGGTCGTCACCCGAGATGGCCCCCTCGACGCCGATCCGTCGGATCGCGTCCCCGGCGGGGCCGTCGTCGACGACGACCTCCCAGGACCGGGCGACGACCTCGGTGCCCACCGCATAGGGGCCGGGCTCCCCGAGGGCGGAGAGGAAGGCGAGCAGGTCGAGCAGCTCCGATCGGGTGATCGGGTCGAGGAGGCCGGCGGGCATCAGGGAGTTGCCCGGGGCCCGCTCCTCGATCGAGTCGGTCGAGAGGGCGACCTCGGCCCCCTCGGCGTCCCGGAGGACGAGCGTCCCGTCGGCCTCCCGGATGGGGATTCCGGTGAGGAGGCGGCCGTCGTCGGTGGCGACGAGGAGGGAGTGGTACCCTTCCTTGATCGCCTTGTCGGGGATCAGCAGCGACTCGACGAGGTAGTCGTCCGGGGCGCTCGCGCCGATGCTCTCCAGGCCGGGCCCGACCTCGCCCCCGGCGCCGGCGATCGCGTGGCACTCGATGCATTGCAGCTCGTCCCGGCGGAAGATCCGCTCGCCCCGGGCGGGGTCGCCCTGCGATCGGAAGTCGGCCACGAGCGCCTGGACCTGCTCGGGGGTCGCCATGGTCGGCCCGCCGCCGAGGCCGCCCGCACGGTTCAACGCGTCGATCAGCGTCGAGGTGTCCCCGGCGGCGGCCCGGGCGGCCCGGGCGGCGAGCTTGGCGGCGTCGGGCGGGAGGTCCACGCCGTCGAGGGCGGCGGCGAGCGCCTCCGGTCCTCCCTTCCTGCCGGCCAGGGCGGCGACGACGGCGAGGGGATCGGCCCCGGACCCGGCCAGGGCGGCGACCCCCTCCGAGGCGGCGGCGTCCAGGTCGAAGGAGGCCAGCGCCTCGATCGCCCCGGCGCGGACGGCCGGCGGGGCCGCGGACCGGGCCAGGGCGGCGACGACGCCCCGGGCCTCGTCCCCCCCCACCTCGGCCAGCGCGGCCAGTGCGGCCCGGCGGGCGAGGGCCGGCGCCTCGTCGTCGCTCGCCAGGACGGCCAGGCCCGATCGCCTCGGGTCGAGCCCCCAGGCCCCCGCGGCCCTCGCGGCGGCGGCCCGGACGACCGGGGGGGTGTCGGGGGTCGAGATCAGGGCGGCGACCTCGGGCAGATCGCCCGGGGGCCGGACCCGGCGATCCCGGCTCGCCGAGGCGAGGGCGTCGAGCAGCCGGGCCCGGCGTTCGTCGGGCCGGGAGGGGTCGAGCGCCGCGTCGAAGACCCGGCGCAGGTCGTCCGGCTCGCCGAGCCGGCCGATCAGCGCCAGCGCCTCCGGCTCGTAGGAGTCCGGCAGCTCCTCGGTCCCGAGCAGGATCATCAGCGGCCGGATCACCTCCGGGGAGCCGACCGAGAGCAGGGCGAAGGCCAGCGGTTCGAGCCCGCCCAGATCCGACTGACGGGCGAGCACCGGGGGCATCCAGAGCGGGGCCGTCTCCCGGGCGGTCAGGTATAACGCATAATCAAGCTCCGTGTCGATCGGCTTCGAGAGCGCCCGCAGGGCGACCTCGGCCGCCCTCGGGTCGGGCACCAGGGAGACGGCCCGGATCGCCTCAAGCCGGACCCGGGGGTGTTCGTCGACGACCAGGGGGGCGAGCGTCTCCAGCGGGTCGGAGAGCCGGTCGTGCCAGGCGCCCGCAACCCGGGCGGCGGCGGCCCGTATGTCGGGATCAGCCGATTGGAGGAGCGAACCGAGCAGGCTGGGCTCCGTGTGGTCGATCGCCTGGTGCAGCCAGAGGGCCTCCAGCCGGGCGAAGTCGGCCCCGGGGTTCGCCGGGTCGACGGCGTCCGTCCAGGCGTCGAGGGCGGCCAGCACCTCCCCGGGGTCCCGGTCCTTGAGCAGGCGTCGGGCCTGTTCCCGGGTCCAGCCCTCGGGGGCGGTCAGGTGGTCGAGCAGCTCGGGGGTGGGGGCGTCTGCCAGTTCGGGACGGTCGATCAGCGGGCGGTCCTTCGCGGTGATCCGCCAGATCCGGCCGCGCTCGTGGTCGCGGCGGTCGTCCCGGAAGTCGACCTCGCCGTGCTGGATGATCGGGTTGTACCAGTCGGCGACGTAGATCGCCCCATCGGGGCCGTTGAGCACGTCGATGGGACGGAAGCCGACGTGGGAGGAGCGGATCAGCGGCTCCTGCTCCCGGGAGACGAAGCCGGAGCCGTCGTCCTCCAACGCGAACCGGACGACCCGGTTGGCCCGGAAGTCGTTCGTGATCAGGTCCCCCTGGAGGTCGTCGGGCAGGTGCCGGCCGCTGGCGATGGCGGCGCCGCAGTACTTCGGGCTGCCGGGGTTCAGGCCGTGGAGGAAGCGTTCGGGGTTGCTGATCGCGGTATACGAGGCCCCGGGGACGACGTGCGCCACCCCCTCGAACCCGGCGCCGTCGGTGGCGAAGTGCTGGCCGACGCGGTCGTAGTGGTGCCCCCAGGGGTTGACGAACCCCCGGGCGAAGACCTCCAGCCGGCCGGTCTCGGGCCGGTACTGCCAGATGCCGCCGCCTCCCAGGCGTCGGGGGCCGAAGGGGGTCTCGACGTGACTGTGGATGTAGACGGATTGATTGAAGTAGAAGAGGCCGTCGTAGCCCCATCGGAAGGTGTGGATGATGTGGTGGGTATCCTCGGTGCCGAAGCCGGAGAGGACGACCCGACGGGTGTCGGCCTTGCCGTCGCCATCGAGGTCGGCGAGGTGGAGGATCTCGGTGCTGTTGGCGACGTAGCAGCCGCCGTCGCCGGGGAGGATGCCGGTGGGGATGAGCAGGCCCTCGGCGAAGACGGTGGACGTGTCGGCGGTACCGTCGCCGTCGGCGTCTTCGAGCACGAGGATCCGGTCGTTCGCCTCCTGGCCCGGCTGGAGCTGGGGATAGGTCGAGGAGCAGGCGACCCAGAGGCGGCCATGCTCGTCCCAGTTCATCTGGATCGGCTTGTAGACCAATGGCTCGGCGGCCCAGAGGCTGGCCTCGAAGCCGTCGAGGACCTCGAACGATTGGCGCTCGGCCTCGGGGTCCGGGTCGGGCAGGTCGGTCAGTTCGCGCTGGGCGGAGGCGGGGAGGGCGATCGCCAGGAGGGCGGCGAGGGTCGTCAGCGGGGATCGGCTCATCGGTCGGCATCCTCCTCGTCGATGCGCTCAAGCTCGTAGATGTGCGATTGGGGCACCTTCAACCGGGCGATCTCGGCCTCGGCCTCGGCGACGAGGCGTTCGAATTCCTCGACCTCGGCGGCGTTGTTCCCCTGCTCGTGTTTGCGGAAGCCGAACAGGTACGTCGAGTTCTGGGGGCGGTAGCGGTGGAAATAGAGGCGGTTCTTGGCGATGATCGCCTGGCGGAGGGACTCGAACTGTTCCAGGTCGGGGGCCTCGTCCGGGATGAACGCCCCCGGGACGACCAGCGTGCCGGCGGGCGAGGGGCGGTCGATCCCCGGGTCGTACATGACGAACGCTCCCATCTGGCCGTTCACGTTGGCGTGCCCCTCGGGCAAGGGGCGGCCCTCGCATTGGACCCGGTATCGGCCGTCGGGAAGCCCTTCCACCCGGATTGCTCCCCATGTGAGGAGGTCGGGCCCCGAGGACCTCGTATCGGGGATCGACGACCGGGCGAACCCGAAGCGGAGCCCGTCGAGGGTCGGGACCGCGTCCTCGATCGAGCACTTCGTCGCCTCGATCACGAGATCATCGCCCGCGGTGATCGAGGCTCGGGTGATCTCCCCATCGGGCTCGAAGACCCCCGAGCCTCGCCAGCTCAGTCGGCGGGCGAGTTCCTCGTACCCCCGCTCCGAGAGGTGGACGCCGTCGCTCGAGTAATACGGCGGGGCATCGTGCCCGAGGCCCGAGCCGAACCCGAAGGTCAACACGTGCAGGTTGACGAAGCGATGGCCCCGCTCGGCGGCGATCCGCTCGACCTCCCCGGTGTATCGGACGAGCTCCGCCATGTTCGCGACCCCACCGGGTCGCGTCACCGGGCCGGGCCCCTGCTGGGCGATCGGCGAGAGGAGCACGATCTCCCTCGCCCCGGTCGCCTCGAGGGCGTCGAGCAGCCGATCGTACCCCTCGCGGAACCGGGGCAGGCCGGCCTCGCCGGCCCAGGACTCGTTGGCGCCGTAGCCGACGATCAGGACGGTGGGCTCGGCCGCCTTGACCTGCTCGATGAGGGTCTTGAAGCCGTCTTCCGGGGTGCCGAAACCGGCGCGGGCCTCGCCGAAGACGGTGTCGCCGCTCCAGCCGAGGTTGCGGAAGGTGATCGATCGCTCGGGGTGGGCGGCGGTGAGCAGGGCCTCGAGGTAGCCGTACTGCTGCATGCGCTCGATCAGCGCATCGCCGACGAGGACGACGCGGTCGCCGTCCCGCAATTCGAGCGGCGGCCGGTCGTCGGGCTCGTCGGCCTGGGGCGGGGGCGCCGCGAGGGCCCCGGCCAGCAGGCCGAGGGCGATCGCCGGGTGTGTCATCGGAGTTGACCCCGTCGTCTGGGTTCCGTCGTGGGGGAGCGTCCCGGTGGGTCCGGCCCGGCTCCTCGGGATCGATCGGGTGGGCTGCTCCCTGCACTGTATCCGACCGGGAGGCTACAATCCAACCGGGGAGGCCATCCATGCCGAGACTCACGGACACGACGCCCGAGGCCGACCGCGTGCTGGCGGAGGTCTACCGGCGGATGCCGGGCAGGAGGAAAGTGCAACTCCTCTGTGGCA carries:
- a CDS encoding FAD-binding and (Fe-S)-binding domain-containing protein, yielding MPSKLISSPPPRDWHGPGPEHYVPDLDPRALERALRDRVDGEVRFDAGSKALYAADASNYRHVPIGVVVPRTVAAAVEAVAVCRAFDAPIVNRGGGTALTGATSNVAVVIDFSKYVTRTNWIDPEARRASVEPGKVYDRLKDETERHGLVFAPDTSTHEYCAIGGMLGNNSCGVHSIMGHGTGRTSDQVHELDVLTYDGCRMTVGATGEEEYERIIRRGGRKAEIYRKLRRLRDNYADLIRERYPKIPRRVSGYNLDDLLPEKGFHVARALVGSEGTCVTILGATLDLVHDPRQRALLVLGYPDVYHAGDHVPEILRLGPVGLEGMDRVLREDLEKKGMHPHEVKELPEGRGWLFVEFGADSREEAVDKAHRAMDTLKGLKDPPSMKVFEDPEDQHKLWVVRKSGLGATARVPNEPDTWEGWEDSAVHPDVLGDYLRGLRDLLDRYGYHGSLYGHFGQGCVHTRISFDFTSPEGVARYRRFLDDAAELIVKYGGSFTGEHGDGESKAAMLPKLFGPELVEAFREFKSIWDPMDRMNPGKVVNPYPPDRYLRLGPDYHPDDPPTVFKYPADNGSLEYATERCVGVGQCRKDSGVMCPSYMVTREEKHSTRGRAHLLNEMLRGDLIGPTWESEEVMEALDLCLACKACKNECPMNVDMATYKAEFVYHHYKGRLRPRAAYAMGFISEWARLAAIAPQAANAISHAPVLGKLLQVLGGITTEREMPAFAPRTFKQWWAKRPPRNVGKPPVILWPDTFNNHFHPQTSIAAVEVLEHAGFEVLAPRQALCCGRPLYDFGFLDTAKARLREVMDALHDPIEAGIPVVGLEPSCVSVFRDELIELFPRDHTARSLARQTFTLGEFLSKHAEDGYEPPELHGDALVHGHCHHHSIISMNGETELLRRAGVDFELLDSGCCGLAGSFGYEAHKYEVSVGAGERVLAPRVRDAAPTTLIVADGFSCRQQIAHLTDRGALHLAQVLQMALREGPGGVGMPFPERSYQPLGRWDPTPGWAPAAVTAGAVALAGAALGGALTSALSQEDHRR
- a CDS encoding PVC-type heme-binding CxxCH protein, which produces MSRSPLTTLAALLAIALPASAQRELTDLPDPDPEAERQSFEVLDGFEASLWAAEPLVYKPIQMNWDEHGRLWVACSSTYPQLQPGQEANDRILVLEDADGDGTADTSTVFAEGLLIPTGILPGDGGCYVANSTEILHLADLDGDGKADTRRVVLSGFGTEDTHHIIHTFRWGYDGLFYFNQSVYIHSHVETPFGPRRLGGGGIWQYRPETGRLEVFARGFVNPWGHHYDRVGQHFATDGAGFEGVAHVVPGASYTAISNPERFLHGLNPGSPKYCGAAIASGRHLPDDLQGDLITNDFRANRVVRFALEDDGSGFVSREQEPLIRSSHVGFRPIDVLNGPDGAIYVADWYNPIIQHGEVDFRDDRRDHERGRIWRITAKDRPLIDRPELADAPTPELLDHLTAPEGWTREQARRLLKDRDPGEVLAALDAWTDAVDPANPGADFARLEALWLHQAIDHTEPSLLGSLLQSADPDIRAAAARVAGAWHDRLSDPLETLAPLVVDEHPRVRLEAIRAVSLVPDPRAAEVALRALSKPIDTELDYALYLTARETAPLWMPPVLARQSDLGGLEPLAFALLSVGSPEVIRPLMILLGTEELPDSYEPEALALIGRLGEPDDLRRVFDAALDPSRPDERRARLLDALASASRDRRVRPPGDLPEVAALISTPDTPPVVRAAAARAAGAWGLDPRRSGLAVLASDDEAPALARRAALAALAEVGGDEARGVVAALARSAAPPAVRAGAIEALASFDLDAAASEGVAALAGSGADPLAVVAALAGRKGGPEALAAALDGVDLPPDAAKLAARAARAAAGDTSTLIDALNRAGGLGGGPTMATPEQVQALVADFRSQGDPARGERIFRRDELQCIECHAIAGAGGEVGPGLESIGASAPDDYLVESLLIPDKAIKEGYHSLLVATDDGRLLTGIPIREADGTLVLRDAEGAEVALSTDSIEERAPGNSLMPAGLLDPITRSELLDLLAFLSALGEPGPYAVGTEVVARSWEVVVDDGPAGDAIRRIGVEGAISGDDPGLSWQPVTSLVSGTLPIGDLPALTSYNNAIPLALARTRFETTSAGPVRLRFSDTEGLSAWLDGSPITPAWTIDLDVGPGPHTLTVAVDRHRGPDALRVTFEDVPGSPARPRPAVGG
- a CDS encoding SGNH/GDSL hydrolase family protein: MTHPAIALGLLAGALAAPPPQADEPDDRPPLELRDGDRVVLVGDALIERMQQYGYLEALLTAAHPERSITFRNLGWSGDTVFGEARAGFGTPEDGFKTLIEQVKAAEPTVLIVGYGANESWAGEAGLPRFREGYDRLLDALEATGAREIVLLSPIAQQGPGPVTRPGGVANMAELVRYTGEVERIAAERGHRFVNLHVLTFGFGSGLGHDAPPYYSSDGVHLSERGYEELARRLSWRGSGVFEPDGEITRASITAGDDLVIEATKCSIEDAVPTLDGLRFGFARSSIPDTRSSGPDLLTWGAIRVEGLPDGRYRVQCEGRPLPEGHANVNGQMGAFVMYDPGIDRPSPAGTLVVPGAFIPDEAPDLEQFESLRQAIIAKNRLYFHRYRPQNSTYLFGFRKHEQGNNAAEVEEFERLVAEAEAEIARLKVPQSHIYELERIDEEDADR
- a CDS encoding PPC domain-containing DNA-binding protein, translated to MRHKLLHEHNGLRTYALIFETGDEAMAGLADFAKSMDLRGSRITAIGAFKDATLAYFNWETKQYEKIPVGEQVEVLSLLGDIALDGEEPAVHVHAVLGRRDGSTVGGHLKEAHVRPTLEVIIDEQPEHLHKAPDRESGLALIRP